A genome region from Acinetobacter lwoffii includes the following:
- a CDS encoding 16S rRNA (uracil(1498)-N(3))-methyltransferase yields the protein MNIVLLDPRQTETELWSITSTRQLEHLQQHLQIQVGDTLKVGIREGLRYLTEIVEISEKAVRLKPLQEEAVPEKLPVTLIVALPRPKVLRRLIMDSVTLGVEKIILLHSYRVDKSYWQTPFLQQLNHYIELGLEQAGDTIAPKIELYKRFKPFVEDILPGLISTDGPAYVAHPYAEQAMPFAIEHPCTIIIGPEGGFIPYEVDLLIKNGCQAVRLGNRIIRTETVIPYVLGRLFSTC from the coding sequence GAACATTTACAGCAGCATTTGCAGATCCAGGTGGGAGATACGTTAAAAGTCGGAATTCGGGAAGGTCTGCGTTACCTGACTGAGATTGTCGAAATCTCTGAAAAAGCAGTGCGCTTGAAACCGCTGCAAGAAGAAGCTGTTCCAGAAAAATTGCCAGTGACTTTAATTGTGGCCTTGCCACGTCCGAAAGTACTGCGCCGTCTGATCATGGACAGTGTCACTTTGGGCGTTGAAAAAATCATTTTACTGCATAGCTATCGCGTCGATAAAAGCTATTGGCAAACCCCATTTTTACAGCAGTTAAATCATTATATCGAGCTGGGACTGGAACAGGCAGGCGATACGATTGCTCCGAAAATCGAGCTATATAAACGCTTTAAACCCTTTGTTGAAGATATCTTGCCGGGTTTGATTAGTACGGATGGTCCGGCTTATGTGGCACATCCTTATGCAGAGCAAGCGATGCCATTTGCGATTGAGCATCCCTGTACGATTATTATTGGTCCGGAGGGTGGATTTATTCCATATGAAGTTGATTTACTCATAAAAAACGGCTGCCAGGCTGTGAGATTGGGCAACCGTATTATCCGTACAGAAACTGTGATTCCTTATGTTTTAGGTCGACTGTTTAGCACGTGCTGA
- a CDS encoding DUF805 domain-containing protein, protein MKSPESPYFSPPALPATDHPLSMKGRFGRLSFIAWSAFLYFIFLFGSIALGLSIDIVNISTHSLDPNWLISLQGLASIVVLTMVLVYVYFALVVTVRRLHDMNRSGWWALLFLLPLVNIFVWLYIVFGSGDRGTNQYGPARMTLLWEKILAWLMIILTLLSLLGSIALFSYMSGEEQTPTPTEMMQKTTKYF, encoded by the coding sequence ATGAAATCGCCTGAATCTCCCTACTTTAGCCCGCCTGCATTGCCCGCAACCGATCATCCCCTGTCGATGAAAGGCCGCTTCGGACGCTTGAGCTTTATTGCCTGGTCGGCATTTCTGTATTTCATTTTTTTATTTGGCAGTATCGCACTGGGTCTCAGTATTGATATTGTGAATATTTCTACCCATTCCCTAGATCCCAACTGGCTGATTTCATTGCAAGGCTTGGCCAGTATTGTTGTACTGACCATGGTTCTGGTCTATGTGTATTTCGCTTTAGTGGTGACCGTTCGCCGTTTGCATGATATGAACCGCAGTGGCTGGTGGGCGCTATTATTTTTGCTGCCGCTAGTAAACATTTTTGTATGGCTTTATATCGTTTTTGGTTCGGGCGATCGAGGCACTAATCAGTATGGCCCGGCACGGATGACCTTGCTCTGGGAAAAAATTCTGGCCTGGCTGATGATTATCCTGACCCTGCTTAGCTTGTTGGGATCTATCGCTTTATTCAGTTATATGAGCGGTGAAGAACAAACCCCTACCCCCACGGAAATGATGCAAAAAACCACCAAATACTTTTAA
- a CDS encoding mechanosensitive ion channel family protein, with the protein MAEQNNTLSQVTEGTTELLHQATEKTTQTVIEHTAKYNDAYSTIDKIMEGFWERVPYFCIALIVITIFWLLSKVFKFFVRKTLENRSYTRQNLVLVLNRVGSTFIIFFGILIGLVIAVPGFTPGQLMSALGIGSVAIGFAFKDIFQNLLSGVLILLSEPFKIGDDIIVNGMEGTVEDIQIRATFLRSPDGRRIVIPNATVYTSAVTVNTAYTRRRCEFVVGIGYEDDIQKAKDLITAILDKDPTILSQPGFSVNVTALADFSITLKAFWWVDTTETGTGTSISAVQERVIQAFAEHNISIPYPVQEVKVYRGEGNEEASARAKQST; encoded by the coding sequence GTGGCAGAGCAAAACAATACCTTAAGCCAGGTAACTGAGGGCACCACGGAGTTGTTACATCAGGCAACTGAGAAAACGACCCAGACCGTGATTGAACATACCGCCAAGTATAATGATGCTTACAGCACCATTGACAAGATCATGGAGGGCTTCTGGGAGCGTGTGCCTTATTTTTGTATCGCACTGATCGTGATTACGATTTTCTGGTTACTCTCCAAAGTCTTCAAGTTTTTCGTACGTAAAACTTTGGAAAACCGTTCTTATACCCGCCAGAATCTGGTGTTGGTACTCAACCGTGTCGGCAGTACCTTTATTATTTTCTTTGGTATTCTGATTGGACTGGTGATTGCTGTTCCTGGCTTTACCCCGGGTCAGCTGATGAGTGCCCTCGGAATTGGTTCGGTCGCGATCGGTTTTGCCTTCAAGGATATTTTCCAGAACCTGCTCTCTGGCGTGTTGATTCTGCTCAGTGAACCGTTCAAGATTGGCGATGACATTATCGTGAATGGCATGGAAGGTACGGTTGAAGATATCCAGATTCGTGCGACCTTCTTACGTTCACCAGATGGCCGTCGTATTGTCATTCCGAATGCCACGGTCTACACCAGTGCGGTCACGGTGAATACTGCCTATACCCGTCGCCGCTGCGAATTCGTGGTGGGCATCGGCTATGAAGATGACATCCAGAAAGCCAAGGACCTGATCACCGCTATTTTAGATAAAGATCCAACCATCCTGAGCCAGCCAGGCTTTAGTGTCAACGTAACGGCGCTGGCTGACTTTTCTATTACCCTAAAAGCTTTCTGGTGGGTCGATACCACTGAAACCGGCACCGGAACTTCAATCAGTGCGGTGCAGGAACGGGTAATTCAGGCTTTTGCCGAGCATAATATTTCGATTCCTTATCCGGTACAGGAAGTTAAAGTCTATCGTGGTGAGGGCAATGAAGAAGCTTCAGCACGTGCTAAACAGTCGACCTAA